The segment GACTGCCAACATTGCGGCCGCGACTGACCAATCGCCTGCGGTTACCCCGCGTGAACCATCAACAACTGGATCGATGCCAACGGGATCGCAATCGAATCTACTGCAAACCGACCTATCGCTGGCTAGCAATCTGCAATTGTCAAACTCGCCATTGATGGTCGTTAACATTCGCGAAACCGAACTAGGCCGCGCACGCGGTGCATTTCGAAAGTCGCTTCGATCCGCCGGCATCGCTCAGCTAGAGCCCCAAGACGTCCAAGCGTCTCTTCAAGATGCCGCGGTCAAGGCAGCGACCCAGGGCAATGCCGACGACCGAGTCTCGGTGATGTACCTGCGAACAACAGGAAAGAAATTCGACCAATTGCACGTCCAACTTTTGGCCGACGAACAGGGCATCGAGTCATTGCAATTGTCGGTGACGGACGACGTCAAGCTGCTGCAGAAGTTCCAGGACGCAGCAAACGAACCTCACGCGATCCGGCATTCAAATCTGGTTTGGCTGGCCAGCGATTCAGATGCGACCCAAGCGGTTTCTCGCGATTTGGGTAACTTGCAGTTCCTTCCGATGCCGGCTGGATCTGTCGGCGATTCGGGAAGCGACATCGACGTGCAAATCATCGTGCTGATCCGCTGACACACACGATGCGGCGAGATCGAGGCGAAACCTGCAAGCTCGAAATTCGTTCCCCGTCCGCAACTCTTGAGATCTCGCATGGCGACTCAAGTCGCAATGTGTGGCTAAGAAATCGATGCCCCGAAAGGGAGACACAGGAAAAGTTAGTACACAGCCGTTAAAATGTGACTTCGAAAACCTGTGCACCCCGTTTCGAGGCATCGGCTGCCTCTAAAGTAATCAAACACAGAGCTTTGACGAGACCCTAACCAACCCGGGGCAGGACAATCTCGAGAGTTTTTCGTAAAGCCGCGCCGCTTGCACGAATCCCCTGAACTTCTTTGGGCCAAAGATCAATTTCCAAACGATCAATCACGCCCTTTCTTCCCACCACAGTGGGTACTGATAACGCGACGTCACGAATGCCATAGCAGCCTGATTGGACGCTGCTGACGGGCAGAATCTTGTGCTGGTCCAGGACAATTGCGTCGATGACGTCACGAATCGCAATCCCGACGGCAAAACCAGCGCCGCCCTTTCGCTTGATCACTTCGGCACCACTGCCGCGTGTTCGCGTGAACAGTTGGTTGGCCAAATTGGCGTTCCAACCTGGATACTTGTCCAGCGGCAAACCGGCGATTGTCGCGCTACTCCAGATCGGCACCATCGAATCCCCGTGCTCGCCAAGGATCAGTGCTTTGGTTTGAGTAGGCGGCGCTTTCAGTTCGGCTGCGATCAACGAACAGAACCGGATCGTGTCCAACTGTGTTCCCAACCCGATCACTTGGTTGACGGGCAACCCAAGCGTTTGGGCAGCAACGTAAGTCAGAATATCAACAGGATTGCTGACCACCAATACGATCGCCGAGGGCTTAGGACCAGCCGCTTTGACGTCACGCAAGATTTGCACGAACAAGTCCGTGTTGCGATTGATCAAGTCCAAACGCGACTCGTCCGGCTTGCGTCGCAGTCCCGCCGTGATGCAGATCACATCGCTGGAAGGAATGTGTTCATAGCCGCCGCCCGAGATCACTTGATCAGCGACACTGGGGCTGCCGTGTTGTAAGTCGAGCGCTTGCCCAACAGCCATTTCTTGGTTGACGTCCAGCAACGCAATCTCGCTGGCGATGCCGCCACACTGCAGCGCGTAGGCCGCACAAGAGCCAACCAATCCGCCGGCGCCGATGATGGATACTTTCATGATTTCAAATCGTGTTGGGAGTAGATCGTTGAGGTGCTGAATACCAGCGGCGATGTCTGCCAAGGCGTTGGCGACGACCGCGCGGCGTTTTCCAGTTGCGAATAGAGTTTGCGGTTACGAATACAGTTCGTTTGCCGCCTAGTTTTGGCGCATTTGACGCATCACTTCATCAGTGATCGCTTTGACTAGCGCTTCTTCGGTGACGCCTGCTGGCATGCCATTCTTGGCACCCACATCAGCCGACGGCTTCAGTGACGGCGGTGCAGGGAAGGCACGACGAGCAACGCCCGAATCGGCCCACGAATCGCGGAAGATATCGTTTGCACAGATGTCACAGTTTTCATACTCAGGCGTATTGCGTGGATCCTTGTAGCCCCACTGTTCCTTCAGGTCCAACAACTCTTGTGACTTCTCGCCACTGAGGTAAGAGACCCCACCTAGTTGCTTGGCAAGAATCAGCATGCGGCAATAAGCGTCAAGAATCTCAGTCCACCAATATGCTTGTTCAACCGTTTCGCCGTAACTGACCGTACCGTGATTGGCGAGGATCATGACGTTAGTGCGATTGACGAATGGAATGATCGTATCAGCAAAGCTCTGCCCGCCTGGTGTTTCGTACTTGGTGATCGGCACGTCACCCAGGAATACTTCAACTTCGGGAAGGATGCACTGTGGAATCGGCTCGCGAGCGATCGCGAAAGCAGTTGCGTGCGGCGGGTGGCAGTGCACGACACTCTTGATGTCTTCGCGTTGGCGATAGATTTCTAGGTGCAAAAGAGCTTCGCTTGACCGTTTCTTGCGACCCGACAATTGCTTGCCAGTCATGTCGACGAGCGAAATATCGTCAGGCGTCAAAAACCCTTTACAGTGCAATGTCGGCGTGCAAAGTACTTCGTTTTCGCTAACCCGAACGGTGATGTTGCCATCGTTAGCCGCAGCGAATTGACGGTCGTAGATGCGACGACCGATGTCGCACATGTCTTGCTTGATCTTATGAAGGTTTTGCATATCAGTTTTTTCGTTTGAGTATCTGACTAAGGGTTCTTTTTCGCTTGGCGTCAATCCAAGTCCACTTCATCCAGTAACGCCACGATGGACGCATCAATCGGTTTCACATCCGGCCGAAACGGCTGCGCCGCTTCCGGGCCTTCTGCGATCGCCACCAAGTCTCCAATACCGGTGCCGCATAAATCCCAAGCAACGACAGTTTCGCCACCAAGCGGAAACGTGTCGATTTGTTCAATCGACTCTACCACTTCAACACAACGAAGCTTCGCACCAGCCATGGCTGGATGAGCTTTCGACAATGTCACCGATCCAATCGTTCGGGCCATTTTCATTTGCTCACGCTCCTAAATCGAGTGATCGCTGATATCACGTTCACCGCTGCGATCAAATTCAATCGTTTCATATCCAAAACCCACACCTGAGGATCAACTTCGCGTCCAAAACGATTGACATCATCGAGAGAACCGATCATGACCGCTCGCTTTCCACTGCCGAACTGACTGGCAACTTCAAGCGCCGGTGCATCGCTTAGCACCACGCTGGCCGCAGCCAAATTGATACCGCGACGGACCAACTGTGCCTCGACGGATTCCGCCCTTTGATGGTCGGAATCCATGATTTTGACAGAGCAGGATGGCTTGCCGATCGATTCCTGGGTGATGACCGCGTCACGCGTGATCGTGATGTTTCGTTGTTTTGCCTCGTCCTTTGCCGCCGGTGTCACAATGGCTCTTGCAGCAATCGTGATCGTGGCACCAACCGCGTACTGTCCAATCGTCTTGGCGTCAATGATTTTGGATTCAACCACAACGGATTGACTCGCTTTCAACCGCGCAATCACCTCGCCGACGATCCGAGCCAAGACGGCTGAATCGATCGCAGAGAGAATCGTAGGGTTGGGTCGGGTCGGCATTGCGGGCTAGTCCAAAATTCCCATCACAGTCCAACGGGCAGGTGTATCTATATTTTTTGTAAATTCGCGTGCAAGTGTCCCGTCGCTGGTCAACATCACGCGGTCACCGCGTCGACACCCCAGCACGTCCAGAGCAATCAAGGGTGGTCCGTCGGGCATCTCGTTCAAGAGCAACAACTGGACAATCACCAAACGTTGACCTTGAAGACTTTTATCTTTGACGGTCGCACGAGTTGATCCTAGGACGCGGGCAGTTTGCATCGGGTTAGACCACTCGCAATTCGTCAATCATGCTGCAGCGGCGTTCCCGAGTGAACGTGTTGGGCGTTGTGACGCCTTCGCCCGTCGGACCGGCAATCGAAAAGGACAGATAGCCTTCGCCACCAAGGCCCAGCGACGCCATGCAAGGACCATTTTTGACGTACAGCGTTGTGTCCAATTCGCGTCCCATCTTCGTCATGTTGTGAACGTTGCGAGAGTGGATGATGGCGGTGTGCCGGAATCCGTGCTCGTAATGTTTCGCAAGTGCGATCGCATGATCAACGTCACGAGCACGCACGAATGGAATAAAAGGCATCATTTGCTCGACGGTAACGAACGGATGATGCTCGTCCGTTTCGCCGAACAACAATTCAGTTCCCTCGGGAACACTGACGCCGGCTGCCTGGGCCAGAACGGACGCGTCGCGTCCGATGTAGTCTTTGCAAGCTGCATCGTGTTGGTCGTCGCCGACTTTTACGATCGCCTTGCTGGTCAGATTTGAAATTTGAATTGCATCAAGCTGAACGGCACCCGCACGTCGCATGGCAGCCATCATCGCGTCGAAAACACTGTCGACGACAAAAACTTCCTTTTCTGCGATGCACAGCAAGTTGTTATCATACGCACCGCCCTGAATGATGCAGCGTGCGGCATTGTCCAAATCGGCCGTTTCGTCGACAACCACAGGCGGGTTGCCAGGTCCAGCAACGATGGCTCGCTTGCCGCTGTTCAGTGCCGCGCGTCCAACTGCAGGTCCACCCGTCACACAGATCAGCGAGACTTGGCGATGCTTGAACAGAGCTTCGGCTGTTTCGAGAGTCGGTTCGGCGATCACACAAATCAGATTGTCGATGCCAACTTCGGCAGCGATGGCTTCATTGAATCGTCGCACGCCTTCGGTTGCCACGCCTTTACCCGATGGATGCGGGTTGACCACAACCGTGTTGCCACCGGCCAACATGCTGACGGCGTTGCCGGTGATCGTTGGCAAGCTATGAGTCACCGGCGTGATTGCACCAATCACACCAAACGGTGCTCGTTCGATGATCGCCAAACCGTGGTCGCCGCTGTAACACTTGGTTTCCAAGAACTCAGTCCCAGGTGACATTTCACCAAGAGCTCGCAGCTTTTCAATTTTGTGTTCCGGGCGACCGATCTTGGTTTCGGCCATTTCCATCAACCCGAGTTCTTCGCAATTCTCGATCGAAATGCGGCGAATGATGTCGATGACTTGTTTCCGAGTCGCCATCGACCGAGTGCGAAATTCTTCGAACGCAGCACGAGCAGCCGTGACCGCCGAGTCCGCATCATAGAAGACTCCGTTCTTGCCACCGGCCTGGGACGAAGCCCCATTGGACTTGGGCATCGGGCCAACTTCGGCCAAGACTTGAGCGACAACGCTGCGAATGGTGTTTTCGTCGAAATGCATAGGATGAGATACGTTGTTGGTTTATAGGAATCAGGAAATAGATTTTGCGGGCAAGCAAGCAATCCGGGATCGCTTGCACTGCGAAGTCAAGAAGACCTAACTTCCATTTCTGTCGTAGACGTTTCGTTTTTCAATGTGAACGCTATCAACGATGCCGATCACGACCGCATCGATAGGTAGCTCTTTCGTTTCCGGTGTCAGGCGAGCACTGCTGCCTTGGCACACCAACACATAATCGCCTTCACCGCTTCCGAGTGTGTCGACGGCAATGAACGTTCGTCCGGTCGAAACCATTGACGCACGTTTTTTGTCTTCCAGTCGGTAGGGTTCAACGACCAGCAATTTATGGCCGGTCATGGATCCGACTTTTTGCGTCGCGACAACCGAACCGGTAACTTTGGCAATGAACATTGAGGGAGTGCCTAAGCAGATTTATCGGTTTCTTGCAAAAGCTCGACACATTGCCGGGCGACGACCAGTTCTTCGTTGGTTGGGATCACCCACAATTCAGTCCGGCTATCGCCAGCGTGAAATGAACCTTCACCCTTGATCTTCTTGTTGGCTTCGCCATCGGCGACAATGCCAAGCTCTTCCAAGCCCGCCACAATCGCAGCTCGCGTTTCCTTGCCCTTTTCACCGATTCCGCCGGTGAACACGATGGCATCGACCCCACCCATCGCGACAATCATTCCGCCCATGTGACGACGAACTTCTTCGACAAACACATCCAGAGCGAGTTGTGATTTTTCGTCGCCATTGGCAGCGGCGAGTTCCAAATCTCGCATATCGCCACTCTTATCACTGAGCCCAAGTAAGCCGCCTTCGCTGGCGAGTTTCCCCAACACTTCGTCGAGTGTTAACCCAGTTTTTTCGATAATCAACGGCAACGCGAACGGATCAAAGTCACCGACGCGATTGTTCTGCGGCAAACCGGTTTGCGGCGTCATGCCCATCGTCGTCATCACACTTTCACCGCCAACAATCGCGGTCAACGAACTGCTGCCGCCAAGGTGACAAGAGATCACGCGTGCATCGCTGCGTCCCAACACTTCGGCCACGCGGCCGGCAATGAATCGGTGCGAGGCGCCGTGAAAGCCATATCGACGAATATGTAGTCCGTCCGCCCAAGCACGCGGGATCGCGTATTCCCGTCGCGACGAAGGAATCGTGCGATGAAAGTTGGTTTCAAAGGCTGCCACCAACGGCAGATCAGGGAACCGCTCTCGCAACAACTTCATTGCGGCGATGTAGGGTGGATTGTGGGCCGGTGCAGCAGCGTTCATTTCCGTCATTGCCGCAAGCACATCGTCATCCACAACGAACACACCCGACAATCGACCACCGTGAACCGCTTTGAATCCAATCGCTACGATCTCCGATGCATCCTTTAGGGCACCGTGATCTGGATCGGTCAACTGTTCCAAACAAGCCGACACTGCCAAACCATGGTCTGGCACCGACATCGAACGTTCGTCTTTCCAGTCACCGATTTCGACCTCGCAGTGACTGACTTCTTCGCCAATTCGATCGACTGCACCTCGAGCCAAACATTGCCCGTTGGACATATCGAACAAACGATACTTGAAGCTGGTCGATCCTAGGTTCGCTACAAGAACAAGCACTGACTTAACACTTTTCAGCTGGAGAAAGGTACAGGACGAAAGGCCAGCGGCCGAGCAATTCTGCGTTACGGTTTGGGTGCCAACCATGACACCGCCGAACGTTTGACAAGGCCGTCTACAGCACGCGTTTTACGACAACAATGCCGCAGCCAAGCCTTCGGCTGGACGCGGGATGATGTGGCTGCCAACCAGTTCACCTACTTGTGCCGCAGCTGCGGCACCCGCTTCGACTGCAGCACGAACACTGCCGACATCACCACTGACGACGGTCGTCACGTAGGCGCCACCGATGTCAATTCGCTTGACGATTTTGACGTTGGCGGCTTTGGCCATTGCGTCGGTCGCTTCGATCAGGGGCAACAAACCTTTGGTTTCAATCAATCCGATTGCATCATTCATGAGAGAGCTTCTTCGCTGAGTTGATAGTGGAAAAATAGGTCACAGCAGTCGACGGTGCGACTACTTTTTGGCGGTAGGGAACTTCAAAATGGAAGCCACGTCTTCGTGGGGACGAGCGATTACCTGAACGCTGGCAACTTCGCCGACGCGTCCAGCAGCCGCAGCACCCGCATCAACTGCGGCTTTGACCGCGGCGACATCACCGGTCACGAATGCGCTACACAAGCCGCTGCCGACCTTGTCCCAGCCCATGAATTGAACGTTTGCTGCTTTCATCATTGCGTCACATGCTTCGACCAAGGCGATGAAGCCTTTGGTTTCAATCATGCCGAGCGCTTCGCTAACTTTTGCCATCGTTAAAACTGCCTTATTGGAAAGGGAAAGAGGTCTCGGTTATCAGATATCAAGGTTCTAAAATCTCTGGTCCAGTGTCACTGATCTAAAACCACTGACTTGGGACGCAGGGTTCGGCTAACGTCCGATGCAGGATCTCTCCCAAACATCAAACGCCTTTCACCGGGTACTTACTTTTTCTCGCAGCCGCAGCCGCCTTTTTTCAAAGTCACTTCGGTTGCGGTGTCCAAGTTGCAAGCGTTGCCTTCATCGGTGTCGATGTGGACTTCCAACTTGGCTGCTTCGTCGGCGCGAACCAAAACGTCTTCGAAGGTGACGCTGCAATCCGGGCTAACAATTTTTAGTTTCATCATGTCACCGTTCTGAACACCGTAATGATCGCAGTCGGCAAAATTCATGTGAACGTGACGAGCGGCGCGAATGACGCCTTGAGTCAGTTGCACACTGCCAGCCGGTCCGACCAGAACGCATCCGGGCGTGCCATCAATCTTGCCGCTGTGGCGGACGGGTGCGTCGATGCCCAGCGAGATCGAATCTG is part of the Rubripirellula reticaptiva genome and harbors:
- a CDS encoding anti-sigma factor family protein, with the translated sequence MTFSQAHVDHLLSGYLDEALTSDEQAEVENWLRTDPTIGAQLNKLREMRKSLRLIASIDRTHQLDKGFAGRVVEAAVARARAEGLAEDHPLVRVSEHPTSLHQPGDSVSWLRMAGVIGGIAASVGIAVLAFGPDADDAALKSPPPTHAIAKLEPAKTPETVAMDIAISDSIPTHPSAALQSPDLMTANIAAATDQSPAVTPREPSTTGSMPTGSQSNLLQTDLSLASNLQLSNSPLMVVNIRETELGRARGAFRKSLRSAGIAQLEPQDVQASLQDAAVKAATQGNADDRVSVMYLRTTGKKFDQLHVQLLADEQGIESLQLSVTDDVKLLQKFQDAANEPHAIRHSNLVWLASDSDATQAVSRDLGNLQFLPMPAGSVGDSGSDIDVQIIVLIR
- a CDS encoding lactate/malate dehydrogenase family protein; the encoded protein is MKVSIIGAGGLVGSCAAYALQCGGIASEIALLDVNQEMAVGQALDLQHGSPSVADQVISGGGYEHIPSSDVICITAGLRRKPDESRLDLINRNTDLFVQILRDVKAAGPKPSAIVLVVSNPVDILTYVAAQTLGLPVNQVIGLGTQLDTIRFCSLIAAELKAPPTQTKALILGEHGDSMVPIWSSATIAGLPLDKYPGWNANLANQLFTRTRGSGAEVIKRKGGAGFAVGIAIRDVIDAIVLDQHKILPVSSVQSGCYGIRDVALSVPTVVGRKGVIDRLEIDLWPKEVQGIRASGAALRKTLEIVLPRVG
- a CDS encoding class II aldolase/adducin family protein; translation: MQNLHKIKQDMCDIGRRIYDRQFAAANDGNITVRVSENEVLCTPTLHCKGFLTPDDISLVDMTGKQLSGRKKRSSEALLHLEIYRQREDIKSVVHCHPPHATAFAIAREPIPQCILPEVEVFLGDVPITKYETPGGQSFADTIIPFVNRTNVMILANHGTVSYGETVEQAYWWTEILDAYCRMLILAKQLGGVSYLSGEKSQELLDLKEQWGYKDPRNTPEYENCDICANDIFRDSWADSGVARRAFPAPPSLKPSADVGAKNGMPAGVTEEALVKAITDEVMRQMRQN
- a CDS encoding EutN/CcmL family microcompartment protein, which translates into the protein MKMARTIGSVTLSKAHPAMAGAKLRCVEVVESIEQIDTFPLGGETVVAWDLCGTGIGDLVAIAEGPEAAQPFRPDVKPIDASIVALLDEVDLD
- a CDS encoding EutN/CcmL family microcompartment protein, coding for MQTARVLGSTRATVKDKSLQGQRLVIVQLLLLNEMPDGPPLIALDVLGCRRGDRVMLTSDGTLAREFTKNIDTPARWTVMGILD
- a CDS encoding aldehyde dehydrogenase family protein, whose protein sequence is MHFDENTIRSVVAQVLAEVGPMPKSNGASSQAGGKNGVFYDADSAVTAARAAFEEFRTRSMATRKQVIDIIRRISIENCEELGLMEMAETKIGRPEHKIEKLRALGEMSPGTEFLETKCYSGDHGLAIIERAPFGVIGAITPVTHSLPTITGNAVSMLAGGNTVVVNPHPSGKGVATEGVRRFNEAIAAEVGIDNLICVIAEPTLETAEALFKHRQVSLICVTGGPAVGRAALNSGKRAIVAGPGNPPVVVDETADLDNAARCIIQGGAYDNNLLCIAEKEVFVVDSVFDAMMAAMRRAGAVQLDAIQISNLTSKAIVKVGDDQHDAACKDYIGRDASVLAQAAGVSVPEGTELLFGETDEHHPFVTVEQMMPFIPFVRARDVDHAIALAKHYEHGFRHTAIIHSRNVHNMTKMGRELDTTLYVKNGPCMASLGLGGEGYLSFSIAGPTGEGVTTPNTFTRERRCSMIDELRVV
- a CDS encoding EutN/CcmL family microcompartment protein; amino-acid sequence: MFIAKVTGSVVATQKVGSMTGHKLLVVEPYRLEDKKRASMVSTGRTFIAVDTLGSGEGDYVLVCQGSSARLTPETKELPIDAVVIGIVDSVHIEKRNVYDRNGS
- a CDS encoding acetate/propionate family kinase; the encoded protein is MLVLVANLGSTSFKYRLFDMSNGQCLARGAVDRIGEEVSHCEVEIGDWKDERSMSVPDHGLAVSACLEQLTDPDHGALKDASEIVAIGFKAVHGGRLSGVFVVDDDVLAAMTEMNAAAPAHNPPYIAAMKLLRERFPDLPLVAAFETNFHRTIPSSRREYAIPRAWADGLHIRRYGFHGASHRFIAGRVAEVLGRSDARVISCHLGGSSSLTAIVGGESVMTTMGMTPQTGLPQNNRVGDFDPFALPLIIEKTGLTLDEVLGKLASEGGLLGLSDKSGDMRDLELAAANGDEKSQLALDVFVEEVRRHMGGMIVAMGGVDAIVFTGGIGEKGKETRAAIVAGLEELGIVADGEANKKIKGEGSFHAGDSRTELWVIPTNEELVVARQCVELLQETDKSA
- a CDS encoding BMC domain-containing protein — protein: MNDAIGLIETKGLLPLIEATDAMAKAANVKIVKRIDIGGAYVTTVVSGDVGSVRAAVEAGAAAAAQVGELVGSHIIPRPAEGLAAALLS
- a CDS encoding BMC domain-containing protein, coding for MAKVSEALGMIETKGFIALVEACDAMMKAANVQFMGWDKVGSGLCSAFVTGDVAAVKAAVDAGAAAAGRVGEVASVQVIARPHEDVASILKFPTAKK
- the pduL gene encoding phosphate propanoyltransferase, producing MTASTIDRSVIEQLVRNAIRQSGGPASTPVAARGAANPPGWIDGKPNLRVSISARHCHLTDEHVEILFGAGSVLKPEKDLYQDGFYAAEQTVMVVGPRRRMLGSVRVLGPTRPFSQVELALTDSISLGIDAPVRHSGKIDGTPGCVLVGPAGSVQLTQGVIRAARHVHMNFADCDHYGVQNGDMMKLKIVSPDCSVTFEDVLVRADEAAKLEVHIDTDEGNACNLDTATEVTLKKGGCGCEKK